DNA from Armatimonadota bacterium:
CCGGTTCTCGATCTCCATCCGGATGCGAGGCACTATGAGCGGCGACACCGTGTCCAGCCCGGGGGCCAGCAAGTACAGCGTCCAGGCCAGCAGCGCGCCAGTCTCGGCCGCGAACAGGTCAACGACGGGCTCGGTCACATCCGGCAGTCCTCTGCCCGCTTTCTGGACGCCAATGTGTGCCGGAATGCACCAGGATGATTCCTCGCACACCCCCCAGACGCCGTTGGTGATCTCGTCCAGGAACGCGCCCTGCCCCTCGGTGCACTCGGCGATCACCAGATCGCACAGGGCAGTCCGGCGCCTGTGGCAGAGGGTCTCGTACCGGGAGCGGTTGCCGTCGCGGGCGTAATCCAGGTACCGCGCCGCGGGAAGGAAGGGCCAGTCGAAGCCCAGCTTTTCCCGGCCTCGCGCGATCTGTGCCTCTCGCAGTGGCTCCGGCAGGTCATCCCAGGCTTCACGTTCCGACGCGGTGGCGAAAGGCCTCCATTCGTCTCGCGGCACAAGCAGTTTCTCGATCTCGGCTTGCGACCATCTCTGTGACAGCATAAGTGATCCCTCGAAGACTCAGGGCGCGCGGATTGCCACGCGCCCGTTCTCTTGCCATAGCCGCCTCTAGTTGGGCTTCACGAGCACCCGCAGGCGCTTGAGCGAATACGACGACGCGTTGTGCTTGAAGGTCCAGTCGCGGGTGTCGCCGTCGCTGTTGCCGATGCCGATATCCGCGTTCCCGCCGGCCTTCCAGTTATTGATGGCGAAGATGGTCTGCTTCGCCTCATGGTTGTGGACCTGCATCGAGCCATAGCCATCCTCCGGCGGACCATACTGGTCGCCGAAGTCCCACACACTCGCCGAGGCATTGGGGATGCCGATGGCATTGGGCTGGCCGTAGTTGTGTGGCCAGAACTCGATGTTCCCGCCGGTGAGGCTGTTTCCCGTGACGATCCCCGGCACGTTGGACAGCACATTCATGTTCTTCACTCGGGTCTGGAACACAGCCTTGCTGGCAAGGGTCGGGACCCCGATCTTACCCGGGTCCTGGGTGAAAGGATCCATCGACACGTAGACCCACTGCGTGCCCTGCCCGGCCGTCTCCAGTTCCAGGAAGTACGCCACGCGGCTGAACCCGCCTGTGATGCTGCTGTGGTTATCCACCGTGTAGGCGACGTCTTTCCCCAGTTTGGAGAGGTCCAGGTCATACACCAGTACGAAGTCCCGGGCCTCTCCGACTTTGAGCTTCAGCCAGTCTCGCGTCGGCACTTCGCCCGCGCGGAAGGGAACGGCGGGCAGGCCCTCGCGGTTGGACAGGTTCGGCTCAGCGTTCTTGTGCCAGGCGAATCGCACGGCCACCGGGTCCGGCACCTGCGGAGAGGACAGGACCACGCTGTCACCCTCGATTACCGCGTCAGCCGGGGTGAAGTCGGTCTCGGCGCCCACGATCTCAAACCAGTTGAGGGGCTTGCCGTCCCGGGATACCAGGCCGCTGCCCACGTTGTCGAACCGCACCCTGAGCTTGCCAGCCTCGATCTCCAGGGCTTTGAAGGTCGGGCCGGAGGCCACAGTCTCGGGCCGCCCATAATCGTTCTTCAGGGCAAGCAACGCCAGGCGCTTGCCCACATCCTGTTTGTTGCGGGGATGGATATCGTTCAGGTCGGAAATGTCATTGGCCACCGCCATTCCGGTCCCGGGAATACTCAGCGCCGCGGCTTGTGCTTCCCAGAAAGTCGGAAGAACGTAGGGGTCTTCCGTGCCGTAGCTGTAAGGCGCGATCTGCACGTAGTAGAAGGGGAAGTCGCCCTGTCCCCAGAGCTTGCGCCATCCCTGGATCAACGCCCGCATCTTCTCGGTATAGAGCATGCCCTCGCCGTGGTTCGACTCGCCCTGGTACCAGATGGCCCCCCTGATCGCGTACGGGATCAGCGCGTGGATCATCCCGTTGTAAAGGCTCGTGGGCTGCTGGGGCCCGGTGAGCGGGAGCAGTTCACTGGGATATGCTGGAGAGGGTTCCAGGATCTTCTCCTGCGCCATGCTCTCGCGAGCGGTGCCCATCCAGGCCTCAAGTGCGCCAAGATAGCTCTTGAGCGTGTCCTTGTAAGCATCGGTGCGCGGGTCGGCGAGAGCGACCTGCTTCGCGATGCTTTCAAGCGCCGGGACTTCCTGGAATCCCACCGGGGGAATCCAGGGCTCGATGCGCGTCCCGCCCCATGAGCTGTTGATCAGGCCGATAGGCACGTTGAGTTCCTTGTGCAGGTGCCGGGCCATGAAGTACCCGACTGCCGTGAAATTGCCCACGGTTTCGGGCGAGCAGACTTCCCACGGGGCGCTGATGTCGTCCTGCGGCAGTCCCTGGGGTATCTTTGGGATCTTGATGTGGCGAATCTTGGGGTATTGGGCGGACGCGATCTCAGTGTCCCGGTCGTTGCTGTTGGAGACGACCCACTCCATGTTCGACTGTCCCGAGCAGAGCCATACCTCGCCCACGAGGACGTCATCGAGGGTCAGCGTGTTCTTGCCGGTGACGGTTAGGCTGAAGGGGCCGCCTGCGGGCATTTCCGGCAGCCAGACCTTCCATTTGCCGTCGGCACCGGCTGTGGTTGTCACGGCGGGCATGTCCCCGAGCTTCACCGAAACGGATTCACCCGCATCTGCCCAGCCCCAGATCGGTACGGGCATGTCTCTCTGCAGTACCATATGGCTGCCAAAGAAGCCGGGCAGCCGCACATCAGACCAGCCTGCCGTGGCTGCGCCGACCATGACCAGCGCGACGACGAGAAGCTTGAGCGATCTATACTGCATCTGCATTGCCTCCATGGGCCCGCCTGAGGAGCCCCTAGTGGTACGTGAGTCTGAACGGCAAGTTCGACAGTGGTGCGGCGAAACCTGCGGCAATGAGACATTCCAGCACCGGATCATCTTAGCGCGCGGTGCAGGGCCTGAAGCTGCCGGAGTGTCGCCCCGGCGATGTGGCCCTCCTGGTAGATACCCACATTGAGCGTCACCACGCCTTGTACTTCCCGGCAACAGGACAGGAAGCGCAGGAGAACGTCATCGTCATACTTCGGCGGATCCATGGGTCCAGGTGTATGGTGCCCCCAGAAGCAGTCGATGGGGACGAGCGCGTGCCACTGACAGCGGGTGCCCTCAGCAAATCGGGAGTCCGGCAGGTAGAGGCGAGCGTTGTCCTCACGGCCGAGACGGATACGCCCGTCCACCAGTTCTTCCACCTCGCCCGACAGGTAGTCCTGCTCATCCGATAGCGGCCGGGTGATCCCGATACAGAAAGACCCGTCATTGAACGCCAGCGCGGCATTGAGGTTACCGGCCCGCGACGCCGATCCCCACAGTGGCCAGTCATACAGGCTGTTGTGGAATACCGGCCAGGTATAGCAGCCGTCATACCACCAGCCATCCAGCAGCTCGCCAAACCGCTCGGCATACTCTCGGATGAATGCGGTGTACCGCCGCTGGAACTCGCTCTGGTCTTCCGGGTTCCACGCGAAGGGCTCGTGCAGGACCGTGGGCGCATTCACCTCCGCCGGCAGGTAGGCGATGAAGCGCTTGCCAAGGGCCTTGACCCCTTGCGCAAGCTCAAGCACCAGGTCGCGCCTCGAGCAATGCCCCGGGCCGGCGAGGGCATCCAGCGTGGCACTGGGACTGGCGTAAAAGCCGGAGTTCTGGCCGATGGTGAAGATCAACCAGCCCGCTCCGCTCTCCTCGAACTGCTGCAGAAAGCGTTCCAGATTGAACGCGTCCACGGCTCGATCCAGGTCGGTGATGCGTTCCCCACGCTCCGGAGCAGGTCCGGGGGCGATCCAGTGCACCATCATCCCGAAGGGCGCTTCATCAACCATCCAGTCGCAGCGATGCCTGTCCATGCCGGCCTCCGCCGTCTTTCAGTTAGCCGTGATCAGGGCTCGTGGCAAGTTCACCGCTCCTGCCTTTCAGACCTGCCTGAGTCTTGTCGCAGCGGGACCTGCCGCCTCGGCGGTGATGGGCTCGGTCACGTCAACCCTGTCTTCACTTTGCATCGGGGGAGGTAGGGTGCGTGGGTTACAGGGGCAGGAAGGATGCCGATGCCCCCACAACGACGGTGGGGCTAGATGACCCGGTCCGCGGCTTCAGCTGAGACGGGCACCGCCGGGATGCGCCTGGGTCAGGATGAACCGCCCTCCTCATGGCACGGCATTGGATGTGCCACCAGCAGTGGACAGGAGCCAACGCATCCCGATCTCACCGGAATGGATCCCGAACCTCCTGTCTGGCCGACTTGTTTTGCCGGCGCACATTGTCGGAGGCGCCACGTCGTCAATCCACCGCCGGCTTCCCATATTCCGCGGGATTCTTGTAGTACCAGTCCACCAGACTAGGCGCGAGCAGGCGCCCCTTCGGGTCGCGATTGTTCCGGTACACGACATTGCGCGAGTTGTTGTCGGCGTCCCACCGGGCCAATGGGAAAAAGCGCATGGACAGGCTCCCGGCCTCCTTCGGTATGGTGACGGAATCCGTGGGGAAGTCCGGCACGTCGATCACGTTGTCCTCCATCACGATGTTGGCGTAGTTCGCGTGGAGCACCTGGAAACTGATGCCGATGGGGTAGGACATCTCGCCCTTCGCGTTTTCGAAGGCCCGTCCGGTGATGTGGTTTCCCCGGATGACAATGTTGCGCATGCGGATGCCCTCACCCAGCGACTGACCGTACAGATGGATCCCCGAGGCGCCCCACGGGTTCTTGCGTGGGGCGCCAAGGATGATTTGGTTGCGCTCCACCAGTGTGTGCTCCCGGCGCGGATGCTGGATCGGCAGGTTGTTCTCACCCTTGATCTGCAGCGACACGCCGTACGCCACATTCTCGAACAGGTTGTCGGTAATGGTGGTGTACCGGTCCCACCAGCTCATCACGAACACGCCGGCGCCGTCGAAGTTGGTCACGCGATTGCCCCGGATGGTCAACCCAATGCAGTTGCTGTAGGTTATGCCGTTCAGCGGGCTTTTCTGGGTCTCGGGGTCATACCGCACGTCGTGGATGTGGCAGTTTTCTACCAGCCCGCCGTATGAGGGCCACCAGTTGTTCTCGTTCTCGCCGCCATCGGCGGGGTCAAAGTCCGGGTCCTTGCCCTGCGGGGTGATCCAGCTGAGATCGTCGAAGTTGTTCGCCCCTCCGATCCCGATGTGGGTGATCTCCGCCACGTGCCCGGCCACGTCACCATTGTGCCCGGCGTCAGTGAAGTCCAGATCGCGCAGAACCGCGGCCATGCGGCAGGCCTCATGCTTGTAAACGAGGGTCTGTGCAACCACGAAACACTCCCGCGAGTTGCCCGAAGCCGGGTCCCAGCCCGTCCCGTAACCTCGCAGGTTCACGCGCTCTACGAGTGCGCCGCCGC
Protein-coding regions in this window:
- a CDS encoding 9-O-acetylesterase, with product MQYRSLKLLVVALVMVGAATAGWSDVRLPGFFGSHMVLQRDMPVPIWGWADAGESVSVKLGDMPAVTTTAGADGKWKVWLPEMPAGGPFSLTVTGKNTLTLDDVLVGEVWLCSGQSNMEWVVSNSNDRDTEIASAQYPKIRHIKIPKIPQGLPQDDISAPWEVCSPETVGNFTAVGYFMARHLHKELNVPIGLINSSWGGTRIEPWIPPVGFQEVPALESIAKQVALADPRTDAYKDTLKSYLGALEAWMGTARESMAQEKILEPSPAYPSELLPLTGPQQPTSLYNGMIHALIPYAIRGAIWYQGESNHGEGMLYTEKMRALIQGWRKLWGQGDFPFYYVQIAPYSYGTEDPYVLPTFWEAQAAALSIPGTGMAVANDISDLNDIHPRNKQDVGKRLALLALKNDYGRPETVASGPTFKALEIEAGKLRVRFDNVGSGLVSRDGKPLNWFEIVGAETDFTPADAVIEGDSVVLSSPQVPDPVAVRFAWHKNAEPNLSNREGLPAVPFRAGEVPTRDWLKLKVGEARDFVLVYDLDLSKLGKDVAYTVDNHSSITGGFSRVAYFLELETAGQGTQWVYVSMDPFTQDPGKIGVPTLASKAVFQTRVKNMNVLSNVPGIVTGNSLTGGNIEFWPHNYGQPNAIGIPNASASVWDFGDQYGPPEDGYGSMQVHNHEAKQTIFAINNWKAGGNADIGIGNSDGDTRDWTFKHNASSYSLKRLRVLVKPN
- a CDS encoding right-handed parallel beta-helix repeat-containing protein, translated to MATACRRDARHTVALVLLALWLTPALALGQPGETLIPRGVQVTTVSTVDQLLAVKDPADGAYFQVEGYHAPGDDGGGVFRFVADSGAEPDGGTVLKPVAGAGRYLRVFDPYADVYAEWFGAYGDGDGPDAHDDQAAINACLKRFNRVKLLAKTYGVRGKPAHYDPSITYHSIDLGPWYRIEGSGRDRTIIRLLDGTNPAGNRRGDNYFIVIANRNFYESADYCTVRDLTVDCNFDGQDKHCTIHAIHIRGGGALVERVNLRGYGTGWDPASGNSRECFVVAQTLVYKHEACRMAAVLRDLDFTDAGHNGDVAGHVAEITHIGIGGANNFDDLSWITPQGKDPDFDPADGGENENNWWPSYGGLVENCHIHDVRYDPETQKSPLNGITYSNCIGLTIRGNRVTNFDGAGVFVMSWWDRYTTITDNLFENVAYGVSLQIKGENNLPIQHPRREHTLVERNQIILGAPRKNPWGASGIHLYGQSLGEGIRMRNIVIRGNHITGRAFENAKGEMSYPIGISFQVLHANYANIVMEDNVIDVPDFPTDSVTIPKEAGSLSMRFFPLARWDADNNSRNVVYRNNRDPKGRLLAPSLVDWYYKNPAEYGKPAVD